From a single Cydia amplana chromosome 10, ilCydAmpl1.1, whole genome shotgun sequence genomic region:
- the LOC134651329 gene encoding glutamate receptor ionotropic, kainate 3-like encodes MCSVLEGNVFGVFAPTNERALKHVQSISDYLEVPQILVDQSVAHNRNWSAINLYPNHVTYSQAFADIIDNKGWEEFTIIYEGAELLPFFDAIFALQDLEAGNEVLMTVVQLPDGDDFRSHLQTIKKSGSLNYLVNCRRETLETFLQQAQQVGIMSDEHSYVIMNPDFQTIDMDPFKYGGSNITGVRFFDPSVESIQNYIKSINAKVAELSEDQIPEAVTENGLTLSLSLMYDAVMLYVAAVKAMALEDGSSVTCESGTGWAFGSTLLNNLKTMEMEGLTGLIKFDDDGLRSYFEIEILEVMAHGIEMVATWNIEEGYKETRVIIPAAEVEGSESMKGKHFIVLTALSAPYGMLKESPKKLEGNDRYEGFGIELIEELAKMNEFNYTFDIQADGVYGSLDKKTGKWNGMMEKVMDGRADFAITDLTITAARQKAVDFTSPFMNLGITILYKKPTKQPPDLFSFISPFSSEVWGWLAGAYVGVSLLLFLLGRIAPEEWQNPYPCIEEPETLDNQFTMANSFWFTLGSVLTQGSEIAPIAVSTRMAGSMWWFFTLIMVSSYTANLAAFLTVEAKFYAIKSVQDLANNPYDITYGAKKGGATLGFFKESDNLLYQKMYQYMDEHPEYQTSTNDEGLARAKSTEENYAFLMESTSIEYMVERNCDVAQVGGLLDSKGYGIAMKKNSPFRQPMSESILQLQEEGKLTRMKDKWWKEKRGGGACADDDAGSAEAQPLVLANVGGVFIVLAAGSGLAVICAIFEMLVDIWLISHRENVSFIQELKAEIKFIISGSSDTKPVRHREPSGSGSGGSKKSKVEDEESHKEVENNLNAPTPSERSVSHHSRHTLHSRRQSNAVQMARMRKFSKATY; translated from the exons ATGTGTTCTGTTTTAGAG GGAAATGTTTTTGGAGTATTCGCCCCAACAAACGAAAGAGCGTTGAAACACGTTCAATCCATATCAGATTATCTTGAAGTACCTCAAATATTGGTGGACCAGTCAGTGGCACATAATCGGAATTGGTCAGCGATTAATCTGTATccaaaccatgtgacatattcgCAA GCTTTCGCTGACATTATTGACAACAAAGGTTGGGAAGAATTTACTATCATTTACGAGGGCGCTGAACTGCTACCATTTTTTGATGCCATTTTTGCTTTGCAAGATTTGGAAGCTGGCAATGAAGTCTTAATGACTGTCGTGCAGTTACCAGATGGCGATgattttag ATCCCATTTACAAACGATAAAAAAGTCTGGATCTCTAAATTACCTCGTCAACTGCAGAAGGGAGACTTTAGAAACATTCCTACAACAGGCACAACAAGTGGGAATTATGTCTGATGAACACAGCTATGTTATAATGAATCCAGACTTCCAGACTATTGACATGGACCCGTTTAAATACGGTGGATCTAATATAACAG GAGTTCGATTTTTTGACCCAAGCGTCGAATCAATTCAAAACTATATAAAGAGCATCAATGCAAAAGTAGCCGAGCTATCCGAAGATCAAATACCAGAAGCCGTAACTGAAAATGGACTGACACTCAGTTTATCTTTGATGTACGACGCTGTGATGCTATATGTGGCGGCCGTTAAAGCTATGGCGCTCGAAGATGGCTCCAGTGTCACTTGTGAGAGTGGAACGGGATGGGCTTTTGGATCTACTCTGCTTAATAATCTTAAAACT atgGAAATGGAAGGGTTGACTGGTCTTATCAAGTTCGACGACGATGGACTACGTTCATATTTTGAGATAGAGATACTTGAAGTTATGGCACATGGCATAGAAATG GTAGCGACTTGGAACATTGAAGAAGGATATAAGGAGACCAGAGTCATAATACCAGCAGCAGAAGTAGAAGGTTCGGAATCTATGAAAGGAAAACATTTCATTGTTTTAACAGCTTTA AGTGCGCCTTACGGCATGTTGAAAGAGTCTCCCAAAAAGCTCGAAGGAAACGATCGGTACGAGGGTTTCGGAATTGAGCTCATCGAAGAGTTGGCCAAAATGAACGAGTTCAACTATACCTTTGATATACAGGCCGATGGGGTTTATGGGTCCTTGGACAAGAAGACGGGCAAGTGGAATGGTATGATGGAGAAGGTTATGGACGGG AGAGCGGATTTTGCGATCACTGATTTAACAATAACAGCAGCGCGTCAAAAAGCCGTAGATTTCACGAGTCCTTTCATGAATCTTGGAATCACTATTTTGTACAAAAAACCAACGAAACAGCCACCAGACTTGTTCTCTTTCATTTCTCCATTTTCTTCGGAG gTTTGGGGTTGGCTGGCAGGAGCATACGTCGGGGTTTCTCTATTACTATTTCTACTAGGAAGGATAGCTCCAGAAGAATGGCAGAATCCTTATCCATGTATTGAGGAACCAGAGACTTTGGACAACCAGTTTACAATGGCTAATTCCTTTTGGTTTACTCTGGGAAGTGTGCTGACTCAGGGATCTGAGATTGCACCAAT AGCGGTATCCACACGTATGGCTGGGAGTATGTGGTGGTTCTTCACTTTAATCATGGTATCTTCATACACCGCAAACTTGGCGGCATTTTTGACGGTGGAGGCTAAATTCTATGCTATAAAATCAGTACAAGACTTAGCAAATAATCCATACGACATAACGTACGGGGCTAAAAAGGGAGGTGCCACATTGGGATTCTTTAAA GAATCCGATAATTTGCTGTACCAGAAAATGTATCAATACATGGATGAACATCCTGAGTACCAAACGTCTACTAATGATGAAGGACTGGCaag AGCAAAATCGACAGAAGAAAATTATGCATTTCTGATGGAATCGACATCAATTGAGTACATGGTGGAGAGAAATTGTGATGTGGCTCAAGTCGGAGGATTACTTGACAGCAAGGGTTATGGAATCGCTATGAAGAAAA ACAGTCCGTTTAGGCAACCCATGAGCGAATCAATTCTGCAGCTCCAAGAAGAAGGTAAACTGACGCGAATGAAAGACAAATGGTGGAAAGAGAAACGAGGTGGAGGCGCGTGTGCG GACGACGATGCGGGCAGCGCTGAAGCCCAGCCTCTGGTGCTGGCGAACGTGGGAGGAGTTTTCATTGTCCTCGCTGCTGGCTCCGGCCTGGCTGTCATCTGCGCCATTTTCGAGATGCTTGTTGACATATGGCTGATATCACATAGGGAAAAT GTGTCTTTTATACAAGAACTTAAAGCTGAAATAAAATTCATCATCAGCGGCAGTAGCGATACCAAGCCTGTGCGCCACAGGGAACCTTCTGGGAGTGGCTCAGGGGGCTCAAAGAAGTCCAAAGTCGAAGACGAAGAGTCCCACAAGGAGGTCGAGAATAACCTGAATGCACCAACTCCGTCCGAACGTTCTGTGTCGCACCATTCGAGGCATACCTTGCATAGTAGGAGGCAGAGCAACGCCGTGCAAATGGCACGAATGCGAAAATTCAGCAAGGCGACATACTGA